In Candidatus Promineifilum breve, one genomic interval encodes:
- a CDS encoding wax ester/triacylglycerol synthase family O-acyltransferase: protein MAATITPLANVDAAWLKMEDPTNLMMVTGVLMFPRPVDMDYFRALIESRLLQFDRFRQRVVRPSLPLAPHYWEFDPHFNVNAHLHRIGLPHPHDKSALQQLVSELMSTGLDFSKPLWHMHVVDGYGEGGAVIVRLHHALADGMALVGVLLALTDMNPGAPRPTPNGHLAAAEPDALAPPSPLRGSWEALQLRAAEMAGRGVGVGRRALIEGLETYLNNDRPRQLAEMTTDYAHAAGKLVLRAADNQTIFKGELGIAKRAVWSRPLPLSEVKAMRQALGVTVNDLMIAAVAGGLRRYLEGRGEEAVDFRAAVPVNLRGPHEMGGLGNKFGLVFLDLPVATVDMPRRLALVRYRMEALKNSHEAPVALDILGAIGFSAQMVQDAVVRMIGSKATAVMTNVPGPPIPLYLAGQPIERMMFWVPQSGRLGLGLSVLSYAGNIYLGIASDAGLVPDPDGILLGFYAEYDELLGMV, encoded by the coding sequence ATGGCCGCCACAATTACTCCCCTCGCCAACGTCGATGCCGCCTGGCTAAAAATGGAAGACCCGACCAACCTGATGATGGTCACCGGGGTGCTCATGTTTCCCCGGCCGGTCGATATGGACTATTTCCGGGCGTTGATCGAGAGCCGACTGCTGCAATTCGACCGCTTCCGCCAACGTGTCGTGCGGCCGTCGTTGCCGCTGGCCCCCCACTACTGGGAGTTCGACCCCCATTTCAACGTCAATGCCCACCTGCATCGCATCGGGCTGCCCCATCCCCACGACAAGAGCGCGCTGCAACAATTGGTCAGCGAACTGATGAGCACCGGCCTCGATTTCAGCAAGCCGCTGTGGCACATGCATGTGGTGGACGGCTACGGCGAGGGCGGGGCGGTCATCGTGCGCCTGCACCACGCCCTGGCCGACGGCATGGCCCTGGTGGGCGTGCTGCTGGCCCTGACCGATATGAACCCCGGCGCGCCGCGCCCCACGCCCAACGGCCACCTTGCGGCGGCCGAGCCGGACGCCCTCGCCCCGCCAAGCCCGTTGCGCGGCTCGTGGGAGGCGCTGCAATTGCGGGCGGCCGAAATGGCCGGCCGGGGGGTGGGCGTCGGCCGTCGGGCGCTCATCGAGGGGCTGGAGACCTATCTCAACAACGACCGGCCGCGCCAACTGGCCGAGATGACCACCGATTACGCCCACGCCGCGGGCAAGCTCGTCTTGCGGGCGGCCGACAACCAGACCATCTTCAAGGGCGAGCTAGGCATTGCCAAGCGGGCCGTCTGGTCGCGGCCGTTGCCCCTCAGCGAGGTCAAGGCCATGCGCCAGGCGCTGGGCGTCACGGTCAACGACCTGATGATCGCCGCCGTGGCCGGGGGATTGCGCCGCTATCTGGAAGGGCGCGGCGAAGAGGCGGTCGATTTTCGCGCTGCCGTGCCGGTCAATTTACGCGGCCCGCATGAGATGGGCGGCCTGGGCAACAAGTTCGGGCTGGTCTTCCTCGATCTGCCCGTAGCCACGGTCGATATGCCGCGGCGGTTGGCTCTCGTCCGCTACCGGATGGAGGCGCTGAAGAACAGCCACGAAGCGCCGGTTGCCCTCGACATCCTGGGGGCCATCGGCTTCTCGGCCCAGATGGTGCAGGACGCGGTGGTGCGGATGATCGGCTCCAAGGCCACGGCGGTGATGACCAACGTCCCCGGCCCGCCCATCCCGCTCTATCTGGCCGGGCAGCCCATCGAGCGCATGATGTTCTGGGTGCCGCAGAGTGGGCGGTTGGGGCTGGGCCTCAGCGTCCTCAGCTACGCCGGCAACATCTACCTCGGCATCGCCAGCGACGCCGGTCTCGTGCCCGACCCGGATGGGATTTTGCTGGGGTTTTATGCGGAGTATGATGAGTTGTTGGGGATGGTTTAG